A single Amphiprion ocellaris isolate individual 3 ecotype Okinawa chromosome 15, ASM2253959v1, whole genome shotgun sequence DNA region contains:
- the mterf3 gene encoding transcription termination factor 3, mitochondrial isoform X2, translated as MILKLMTMASTCAQLCLRCRSHLCSKTLTSMGKYYAQVRHCNTVTKVLTKISNGLFMWGNHTTLQTSLRWKQHMCYYSDLTAKYLMSEAKEDKHTEDLVRTDVVCPAPLLPTRDVVLMTENQVSFDLDAVAELSALEEITDEEAVGISSPSVVPPASTSLRDYVDKSETLTKLVQLGVNLWKLEQRPHVGSMLLRLDFNKDVAPRLLFLKEVGVEDSRFGYIITRNPFILTESLENLQTRVNYLKSKKFSSETVASMVSRAPYLLNFNVKRLDNRLGFYQQQLGLSTSNTRNIVARLPRLLCGSLEPIKENLKVCEIELGFKANEIQHIVIAVPKVLTANKKKLTQIFDFLHNTMKVPHYLITKFPQVLNTKYLRLRERHCFLEYLGKAQYDPTLPNYISLDRLVSLPDETFCTDLALATLEDFYLFQKTL; from the exons ATGATTCTCAAATT AATGACCATGGCCTCTACTTGTGCACAGCTGTGTCTGAGATGCAGAAGTCATCTTTGCTCTAAGACACTGACCAGTATGGGAAAGTACTATGCTCAAGTTCGGCATTGTAATACAGTGACCAAGGTACTGACCAAAATCAGTAATGGATTATTCATGTGGGGAAATCACACAACACTTCAGACAAGCCTGAGGTGGAAACAACACATGTGCTACTACAGTGACTTGACTGCCAAATACCTGATGTCTGAGGCTAAGGAAGACAAGCATACAGAAGATCTTGTGAGAACTGATGTTGTATGCCCAGCCCCGCTGTTGCCAACCAGAGATGTTGTGTTAATGACTGAAAATCAGGTGTCATTTG ATTTGGATGCTGTTGCTGAATTATCAGCATTAGAGGAGATCACAGATGAGGAGGCTGTCGGTATATCTTCTCCCTCTGTCGTGCCTCCAGCCTCCACCTCTCTTAGAGACTACGTTGACAAGTCTGAGACACTTACCAAGCTGGTACAACTAG GAGTGAATCTATGGAAGCTGGAACAGAGACCCCATGTAGGCTCAATGCTGCTGAGACTCGATTTCAACAAAGATGTGGCCCCACGGCTGCTGTTTCTCAAAGAAGTTGGGGTGGAGGACTCTCGCTTTGGCTATATAATCACACGCAATCCCTTCATTCTCACTGAGAGTTTGGAAAACCTACAGACCAG GGTGAACTATCTCAAGTCAAAGAAGTTCAGCTCTGAGACTGTTGCATCCATGGTGTCTAGAGCTCCTTATCTGCTCAACTTCAATGTGAAGAGGCTGGACAACAGACTGGGCTTTTATCAGCAGCAGCTTGGCCTCAGTACTTCCAAT ACACGGAACATTGTAGCTCGTCTTCCCAGATTACTTTGCGGCAGTTTGGAGCCTATAAAAGAAAATTTGAAG GTGTGTGAAATAGAGCTCGGCTTTAAGGCGAATGAGATCCAGCACATAGTTATTGCCGTCCCTAAAGTGCTGACTGCCAATAAAAAGAAACTAACCCAGATATTTGACTTCCTGCACAACACCATGAAGGTGCCCCACTACCTGATCACCAAGTTCCCACAG GTCCTCAATACCAAATACTTGCGTCTGAGAGAGCGCCACTGCTTCCTTGAGTACCTCGGAAAAGCTCAGTATGACCCAACTCTGCCCAACTACATCTCCCTGGACCGCTTGGTGTCTTTGCCAGATGAGACTTTTTGCACTGATTTGGCTTTGGCcacattggaagatttttatttgttcCAAAAGACACTTTGA
- the mterf3 gene encoding transcription termination factor 3, mitochondrial isoform X1, producing MILKLMTMASTCAQLCLRCRSHLCSKTLTSMGKYYAQVRHCNTVTKVLTKISNGLFMWGNHTTLQTSLRWKQHMCYYSDLTAKYLMSEAKEDKHTEDLVRTDVVCPAPLLPTRDVVLMTENQVSFADLDAVAELSALEEITDEEAVGISSPSVVPPASTSLRDYVDKSETLTKLVQLGVNLWKLEQRPHVGSMLLRLDFNKDVAPRLLFLKEVGVEDSRFGYIITRNPFILTESLENLQTRVNYLKSKKFSSETVASMVSRAPYLLNFNVKRLDNRLGFYQQQLGLSTSNTRNIVARLPRLLCGSLEPIKENLKVCEIELGFKANEIQHIVIAVPKVLTANKKKLTQIFDFLHNTMKVPHYLITKFPQVLNTKYLRLRERHCFLEYLGKAQYDPTLPNYISLDRLVSLPDETFCTDLALATLEDFYLFQKTL from the exons ATGATTCTCAAATT AATGACCATGGCCTCTACTTGTGCACAGCTGTGTCTGAGATGCAGAAGTCATCTTTGCTCTAAGACACTGACCAGTATGGGAAAGTACTATGCTCAAGTTCGGCATTGTAATACAGTGACCAAGGTACTGACCAAAATCAGTAATGGATTATTCATGTGGGGAAATCACACAACACTTCAGACAAGCCTGAGGTGGAAACAACACATGTGCTACTACAGTGACTTGACTGCCAAATACCTGATGTCTGAGGCTAAGGAAGACAAGCATACAGAAGATCTTGTGAGAACTGATGTTGTATGCCCAGCCCCGCTGTTGCCAACCAGAGATGTTGTGTTAATGACTGAAAATCAGGTGTCATTTG CAGATTTGGATGCTGTTGCTGAATTATCAGCATTAGAGGAGATCACAGATGAGGAGGCTGTCGGTATATCTTCTCCCTCTGTCGTGCCTCCAGCCTCCACCTCTCTTAGAGACTACGTTGACAAGTCTGAGACACTTACCAAGCTGGTACAACTAG GAGTGAATCTATGGAAGCTGGAACAGAGACCCCATGTAGGCTCAATGCTGCTGAGACTCGATTTCAACAAAGATGTGGCCCCACGGCTGCTGTTTCTCAAAGAAGTTGGGGTGGAGGACTCTCGCTTTGGCTATATAATCACACGCAATCCCTTCATTCTCACTGAGAGTTTGGAAAACCTACAGACCAG GGTGAACTATCTCAAGTCAAAGAAGTTCAGCTCTGAGACTGTTGCATCCATGGTGTCTAGAGCTCCTTATCTGCTCAACTTCAATGTGAAGAGGCTGGACAACAGACTGGGCTTTTATCAGCAGCAGCTTGGCCTCAGTACTTCCAAT ACACGGAACATTGTAGCTCGTCTTCCCAGATTACTTTGCGGCAGTTTGGAGCCTATAAAAGAAAATTTGAAG GTGTGTGAAATAGAGCTCGGCTTTAAGGCGAATGAGATCCAGCACATAGTTATTGCCGTCCCTAAAGTGCTGACTGCCAATAAAAAGAAACTAACCCAGATATTTGACTTCCTGCACAACACCATGAAGGTGCCCCACTACCTGATCACCAAGTTCCCACAG GTCCTCAATACCAAATACTTGCGTCTGAGAGAGCGCCACTGCTTCCTTGAGTACCTCGGAAAAGCTCAGTATGACCCAACTCTGCCCAACTACATCTCCCTGGACCGCTTGGTGTCTTTGCCAGATGAGACTTTTTGCACTGATTTGGCTTTGGCcacattggaagatttttatttgttcCAAAAGACACTTTGA
- the ptdss1b gene encoding phosphatidylserine synthase 1, with amino-acid sequence MAATAGSRTLRRDDANYKLHFRMINEQQVEDICIDFFYKPHTITLLTVTVLSLMYFAFTRDDEHSDNNLRVGLLVVVSFFLVVSVLAFPNGPFTRPHPAIWRMVFGLSVLYFLFLVFLIFLNWDQVKTLMYWLDPNLRYAKREADIMEYAVNCTVITWERILSHFDIFAFGHFAGWAMKALLIRSYGLCWTISITWELTELFFMHLLPNFAECWWDQVILDILLCNGGGIWLGMTVCHFLEMRTYRWASIKEIHTTTGKIKRAVLQFTPASWTFVRWFDPKSSFQRLAGIYLFMILWQLTELNTFFLKHIFIFQASHPLSWCRILLVGVITAPTVRQYYAYLTDTQCKRVGTQCWVFGAIAFLEALACVKFGHDLFSKTQIRYVLLWLLCLALITLLCLYGMMWYEQNKMKNSSLQSEDCTDSSVVDSCGFIPDGLAAPRDSLRSLQPTKRRKTSGRSRFVNGHGGKRQ; translated from the exons ATGGCGGCCACCGCAGGTTCCCGGACACTGCGGAGGGATGATGCCAACTACAAGTTACATTTCCGAATGATCAACGAGCAACAAGTGGAAGATATCTGCATAGACTTCTTCTATAAGCCACACACTATCACACTGCTGACAGTCACTGTGCTCAGCTTGATGTACTTTGCGTTTACCAG GGATGATGAACACTCAGACAACAACCTCCGTGTTGGTCTATTGGTGGTTGTGTCCTTCTTCTTGGTCGTCAGTGTCCTGGCTTTTCCTAATG GACCCTTCACCCGACCGCACCCTGCAATATGGAGAATGGTGTTTG GCCTCAGTGTGCTCTACTTCTTGTTCCTCGTCTTTCTCATTTTCCTGAACTGGGACCAAGTGAAGACTCTGATGTACTGGCTCGACCCAAATCTGCGCTATGCCAAACGGGAAGCTGATATCATG GAGTATGCTGTAAACTGTACAGTGATAACATGGGAGCGCATACTGAGCCACTTTGACATCTTTGCGTTCGGCCACTTTGCCGGGTGGGCTATGAAGGCTTTGCTGATCCGCAGCTACGGCTTGTGTTGGACCATCAGCATCACCTGGGAACTCACTGAG ctgtTCTTCATGCACCTTCTGCCAAACTTTGCGGAGTGCTGGTGGGATCAGGTGATACTGGACATATTGTTGTGCAATGGAGGAGGAATCTGGCTGGGTATGACAGTATGTCACTTCCTGGAGATGAGGACCTACCGCTGGGCCAGCATCAA AGAGATCCACACCACCACGGGGAAGATCAAGCGAGCTGTTCTCCAGTTCACCCCTGCCAGCTGGACTTTTGTGCGCTGGTTTGACCCAAAGTCCTCCTTCCAGCGATTAGCAGGCATCTATCTCTTTATGATCCTATGGCAG CTGACAGAGTTGAACACGTTCTTCCTCAAGCACATCTTCATCTTCCAAGCCTCTCACCCTCTCAGCTGGTGTCGTATCCTCCTTGTTGGAGTCATCACTGCACCCACCGTACG ACAATATTATGCATACCTGACAGACACCCAGTGTAAACGAGTTGGCACACAGTGTTGGGTGTTTGG AGCTATTGCTTTCCTGGAGGCTCTTGCTTGTGTGAAATTTGGCCATGACTTGTTTTCCAAGACACAAATTCGCTACGTACTCCTGTGGCTGCTCTGTCTG GCACTCATCACACTTCTGTGTTTATATGGGATGATGTGGtatgagcaaaataaaatgaag AACTCTTCTTTGCAAAGTGAGGACTGTACTGACAGCAGTGTTGTTGACTCATGTGGTTTCATCCCAGATGGTCTTGCAG ctCCAAGGGATTCCTTAAGAAGTTTACAACCTACAAAACGGAGGAAAACCTCTGGGAGGAGCAGATTTGTGAATGGCCATGGAGGAAAGAGACAATAA